In a single window of the Luteibacter rhizovicinus DSM 16549 genome:
- a CDS encoding FeoA family protein, whose translation MRLSDAPKGAHAVVQTVTDAHPADPIAQRLRDLGFVSGEPVRLVARGPLGGDPLLIQIGSTRFALRKTEAARVDVSVDGVA comes from the coding sequence GTGCGCCTCTCAGACGCGCCGAAAGGTGCACATGCCGTGGTCCAGACCGTAACCGATGCCCATCCCGCCGATCCGATCGCCCAACGCCTGCGCGATCTCGGCTTCGTTTCGGGTGAACCGGTACGCCTGGTGGCCCGTGGCCCGCTCGGCGGCGATCCTCTCCTGATCCAGATCGGCTCGACGCGGTTCGCCCTGCGCAAGACCGAAGCGGCGCGGGTCGACGTGTCCGTGGACGGCGTCGCATGA
- the feoB gene encoding ferrous iron transporter B codes for MSATSMRIALVGNPNCGKTALFNQLTGGRQKVANYAGVTVERKEGRFTAPSGRTLQVLDLPGAYSFDATSPDEAITRDVCHGRYPGEAAPDLIVCVADATNLRLHLRFVLEVRRLGRPVVLALNMMDAARRRGMVIDVEALSRRLGVPVVETIAIKRGGAQALIERIDASIPEIVPAAVDSASIEQLHAEVRSILAETVTLPRDTSAIDDAIDRWALHPVFGLLILATLMFFIFQAVFSWAQPVMDGIQAGITGLGAWVTGFLPGDSALHSLLNDGVFAGLGAVLVFLPQILILFLFILVLEESGYLPRAAFLLDKMMFRVGLTGRAFIPLLSSFACAIPGIMATRSIQDPRDRLTTILVAPLMTCSARLPVYTLLIAAFIPDRAVWGVFNLQGVVLFTLYFAGIFSALGVAFVMKRLRKDKSEHALIMELPSYRLPNVRDIALGLWERAMIFLKRVGGIILALTVLLWFLSTFPGAPAGATQPAIDYSIAGRLGRLLEYVFAPIGFNWQICVALVPGLAAREVAVAALGTVYAMSGSDDAVASQLGPLISHQWSLATALSLLAWYVFAPQCMSTLAVIRRETNSWRNVAIAAGYLFGLAYLASLATYQIARALS; via the coding sequence ATGAGCGCCACGTCGATGCGCATCGCCCTGGTCGGCAATCCGAACTGCGGCAAGACCGCGCTGTTCAACCAGCTTACCGGCGGTCGTCAGAAGGTCGCCAACTACGCCGGCGTCACGGTCGAGCGCAAGGAGGGTCGCTTTACGGCCCCGTCCGGGCGCACGTTGCAGGTGCTCGACCTGCCGGGTGCCTACAGTTTCGATGCGACCAGCCCCGACGAAGCGATCACGCGCGATGTCTGCCACGGTCGCTATCCGGGTGAAGCCGCGCCCGACCTGATCGTCTGTGTCGCGGACGCGACCAATCTCCGCCTGCACCTGCGCTTCGTGCTCGAAGTCCGTCGCCTGGGCCGCCCCGTCGTGCTGGCCCTGAACATGATGGATGCCGCGCGCCGTCGCGGCATGGTCATCGATGTCGAGGCCCTGTCCCGCCGGCTCGGCGTGCCCGTGGTCGAGACCATCGCGATCAAGCGCGGAGGTGCGCAGGCGCTGATCGAACGCATCGATGCCTCCATTCCGGAGATCGTGCCCGCCGCCGTCGACAGCGCCAGCATCGAGCAACTGCACGCCGAAGTGCGCTCGATCCTGGCCGAGACGGTGACCCTGCCGCGGGATACCTCGGCCATCGACGACGCCATCGATCGCTGGGCACTGCATCCGGTGTTCGGCCTGCTGATCCTCGCCACCTTGATGTTCTTCATCTTCCAGGCGGTGTTCTCCTGGGCGCAGCCGGTGATGGACGGCATCCAGGCCGGGATCACCGGTCTCGGTGCCTGGGTCACGGGATTCCTGCCCGGCGACAGTGCGCTGCACAGCCTGCTCAACGATGGCGTCTTCGCCGGCCTCGGCGCGGTGCTGGTGTTCCTGCCGCAGATCCTGATCCTGTTCCTCTTCATCCTGGTGCTCGAGGAGTCAGGCTACCTGCCTCGTGCCGCCTTCCTGCTCGACAAGATGATGTTCCGCGTCGGCCTGACGGGCAGGGCGTTCATTCCGCTGCTGTCGAGCTTCGCCTGTGCCATTCCCGGCATCATGGCCACGCGCAGCATCCAGGATCCACGCGATCGCCTGACCACGATCCTCGTCGCGCCGCTGATGACTTGCTCGGCGCGGTTGCCGGTGTACACGCTGCTGATCGCAGCCTTCATCCCGGATCGTGCGGTGTGGGGCGTGTTCAACCTGCAGGGCGTGGTGCTGTTCACCCTGTACTTCGCCGGCATCTTCAGCGCGCTCGGCGTCGCCTTCGTGATGAAGCGCCTGCGCAAGGACAAGAGCGAGCACGCGTTGATCATGGAGCTGCCGTCGTACCGCCTGCCGAACGTGCGCGACATCGCGCTGGGCCTGTGGGAACGCGCGATGATCTTCCTCAAGCGCGTCGGCGGCATCATCCTCGCGCTCACCGTGCTGTTGTGGTTCCTCTCCACCTTCCCCGGCGCACCGGCGGGTGCGACGCAGCCGGCGATCGATTACAGCATCGCCGGTCGCCTGGGGCGACTGCTGGAATACGTGTTCGCGCCGATCGGCTTCAACTGGCAGATCTGCGTCGCCCTGGTGCCGGGCCTCGCCGCACGCGAGGTGGCGGTGGCTGCGCTCGGTACGGTCTATGCCATGTCGGGCAGCGACGATGCCGTCGCCTCACAGCTCGGTCCGCTGATCTCGCACCAGTGGTCGCTGGCCACCGCGCTGTCGCTGCTCGCGTGGTACGTATTCGCGCCGCAGTGCATGTCGACGCTGGCGGTGATCCGCCGCGAAACCAATTCCTGGCGTAACGTCGCGATCGCGGCCGGCTATCTGTTCGGCCTGGCCTATCTCGCCTCGCTCGCCACGTACCAGATTGCGAGGGCGCTCTCATGA
- a CDS encoding DUF6587 family protein — MSTFDIVQGVIIALVVIAAAYVAFRKLLPKTSTRVMARVSASLNHEGRSAVVRSLGRRVQPAAATGSCGDGCGSCGSCGPTPPVKTEAQPLHFKPRG; from the coding sequence ATGAGCACGTTCGATATCGTCCAGGGCGTGATCATCGCGCTCGTCGTGATCGCCGCCGCGTACGTGGCTTTCCGCAAACTGCTGCCGAAGACGTCCACCCGCGTGATGGCGCGGGTGTCGGCCAGCCTCAATCATGAAGGTCGGTCAGCCGTGGTGCGTTCGCTTGGCCGGCGCGTGCAGCCTGCTGCTGCGACCGGGAGCTGCGGCGACGGCTGCGGCTCCTGCGGGAGCTGCGGGCCGACGCCGCCCGTGAAGACCGAGGCGCAGCCGCTGCATTTCAAGCCTCGCGGCTGA
- a CDS encoding phospholipase D-like domain-containing protein → MNVRHRSTGFSNRLFAEQALSRSAGAPLIGGNAVELLIDARAHFDAWLAAIAAAKRHVFLENYIIRDDSIGQAFRAALIERARAGVFVAVIGDWVGCLGQSRASFWNDLRAAGGQVRIYNPPRLGSSFGWVSRDHRKVLVVDGEVGFLSGVCLSEKWLGDPGRDVPPWRDTGVVIRGPAVAEIEHAFADSWQQVGEPLPDDERVRPTAEARDAGSVSLRLIATQPSTAGMYRLDQMVAAMATKTLWLTDAYFVGVAPYVQALAAAARDGVDVRLLVPGSSDIPMVAGMSRSGYRPLLKAGIRVFEWNGSMLHAKTAVADGRWARVGSSNLNIASWLSNREIDVAIEDNGFAGKLEAQYEADLENATEILLRGRRRRSGNERMRSRAPRPPRPRHTGGSSSRAAAGALRLANTVGAALTEHRVLGDTETGPLLAGALTAIVLTVVAILWPAVIAWPLALIGAWFAVNLSVSWWTLRSKRKRSAPDENR, encoded by the coding sequence ATGAACGTACGTCACCGCAGCACCGGATTTTCCAACCGCCTGTTCGCCGAGCAGGCGCTGAGCCGAAGCGCCGGCGCGCCACTGATCGGCGGCAACGCGGTCGAACTGCTGATCGACGCGCGTGCTCATTTCGACGCGTGGCTGGCCGCGATCGCGGCCGCGAAGCGCCATGTGTTCCTCGAGAACTACATCATCCGTGACGACAGCATCGGCCAGGCCTTCCGTGCGGCCCTGATCGAGCGGGCCCGGGCCGGCGTCTTCGTCGCCGTCATCGGCGACTGGGTCGGCTGCCTCGGCCAGTCACGCGCCTCGTTCTGGAACGACCTCCGCGCCGCGGGCGGTCAGGTGCGGATCTACAACCCGCCGCGCCTTGGCAGCTCCTTCGGCTGGGTCAGCCGCGATCACCGCAAGGTACTCGTCGTCGACGGTGAGGTGGGCTTTCTCTCCGGCGTCTGCCTGAGCGAGAAGTGGCTGGGCGACCCGGGGCGGGACGTGCCGCCATGGCGTGACACCGGCGTCGTGATCCGCGGCCCGGCCGTGGCGGAAATCGAACATGCTTTCGCCGACAGCTGGCAACAGGTGGGTGAGCCGCTACCCGACGACGAACGCGTGCGACCGACCGCCGAGGCCAGGGATGCCGGCAGCGTGTCGCTGCGCCTGATCGCCACACAGCCCAGCACGGCCGGCATGTACCGACTGGACCAGATGGTCGCCGCCATGGCGACAAAGACCTTGTGGCTCACCGATGCCTATTTCGTCGGCGTCGCACCCTATGTGCAAGCGCTGGCCGCGGCCGCGCGCGATGGCGTGGACGTGCGCCTCCTTGTCCCGGGCAGCAGCGATATCCCGATGGTCGCCGGCATGTCGCGCTCGGGCTATCGCCCGCTGCTGAAGGCCGGTATCCGCGTGTTCGAATGGAACGGTTCGATGCTGCACGCGAAGACGGCCGTGGCCGACGGCCGCTGGGCCCGCGTCGGTTCGTCCAATCTCAACATCGCCAGCTGGCTGAGCAATCGCGAGATCGACGTAGCAATCGAGGACAACGGCTTCGCCGGGAAGCTCGAGGCGCAATACGAGGCCGACCTCGAAAACGCCACGGAAATCCTCTTGCGCGGGCGTCGTCGTCGCTCCGGCAACGAGCGGATGCGCAGCCGCGCGCCACGCCCTCCGCGGCCACGACACACCGGCGGCAGCTCCAGTCGCGCGGCAGCCGGCGCGCTGCGCCTGGCCAACACCGTCGGCGCGGCCCTGACCGAACATCGCGTGCTTGGCGATACGGAAACCGGCCCGTTGCTCGCCGGTGCACTCACGGCGATCGTGCTGACCGTCGTCGCCATCCTGTGGCCGGCCGTGATCGCCTGGCCGCTAGCGCTGATCGGCGCCTGGTTTGCGGTGAACCTCTCGGTAAGCTGGTGGACGCTACGGTCGAAACGCAAGCGCTCCGCACCCGATGAGAACAGGTAG
- a CDS encoding acetyl-CoA hydrolase/transferase C-terminal domain-containing protein has protein sequence MASIPCDNDTAAAVEAIIAHAGGHPRIAAPLGLGKPHGLLNALYRAVQGRDDRSLTIFTALSLTRPSPGKGLAARFAAPFIERHFGPAYEDLEYALVQARDALPSNVHVHEFYMQSGALLDSSAAQRDYISQNYTHVARDLVARQINVLVQLVAVRDGRISLSSNPDLSFDFLDNVARAGMPKPLCVAVAHPDMPYVSGHAEAPEDMFDRLVMPPVSPPLFALPRSPIEPAEFALGMHASALVVDEGTLQIGIGALSDALVRAILLRHEQNASWHEGLTALDETGATRRYLAAWGGGDTFLRGLYGASEMVMDGFMHLQRAGILRRRAYDDIAVERRAAAGEEVGTTGGHYLRGAFLLGSRELYAWMHRSEIDDPDAIDMCRVSNVNHLYGDHQPLAALQRRGARFFNTCMMATLFGAAVSDGLDDGRVVSGVGGQYNFVAMAHEIAGGRSILLLRATRGKGARAVSNIRFGYGHTTIPRHLRDVFVTEYGVADLRGLSDEACVEAMLSIADARFVDGLAAEAKKAGKLRADFRVPEGWRSHTPEGLARALEPMRRRGLLAPFPFGSDFTEVEQQLLPALSWLRDAGKGALVRAALAPGRAVAGEAEALERMGLTRPASWRERLERRLVQAALRRPPGLG, from the coding sequence ATGGCATCGATTCCGTGTGACAACGACACTGCCGCCGCCGTCGAGGCGATCATCGCGCACGCCGGCGGGCACCCCCGTATCGCGGCGCCGCTCGGCCTGGGCAAGCCCCACGGCTTGCTCAATGCGCTCTACCGCGCGGTGCAGGGGCGGGACGATCGTTCGTTGACGATCTTCACGGCGCTTTCGTTGACGCGGCCGTCTCCGGGCAAGGGTCTGGCGGCGCGTTTCGCGGCTCCCTTCATCGAGCGTCATTTCGGCCCGGCTTACGAAGACCTGGAATACGCGCTGGTCCAGGCGCGCGACGCGCTGCCATCGAACGTGCACGTCCATGAGTTCTATATGCAGTCCGGTGCGTTGCTGGATTCGTCGGCCGCCCAGCGCGACTACATCAGCCAGAACTACACGCATGTCGCCCGAGATCTGGTGGCCCGCCAGATCAATGTGTTGGTCCAGCTGGTGGCCGTGCGCGACGGCCGGATCAGCCTTTCGTCCAATCCTGACCTGAGCTTCGACTTCCTGGATAACGTGGCGCGGGCCGGTATGCCCAAGCCGCTGTGTGTCGCGGTAGCACATCCGGACATGCCCTATGTGAGTGGCCACGCCGAAGCGCCGGAGGACATGTTCGACCGGTTGGTGATGCCGCCGGTGTCGCCGCCGCTCTTCGCCCTGCCACGCTCGCCGATCGAGCCGGCCGAGTTCGCGCTGGGGATGCACGCCAGCGCGTTGGTCGTGGACGAAGGGACGCTGCAGATCGGTATCGGCGCGCTGTCGGATGCCTTGGTTCGCGCGATCTTGCTGCGCCATGAGCAGAACGCGTCGTGGCACGAGGGTTTGACCGCGCTGGACGAAACCGGTGCGACGCGCCGCTACCTGGCCGCCTGGGGCGGCGGCGACACCTTCCTGCGCGGGCTGTACGGGGCCAGCGAGATGGTCATGGATGGCTTCATGCACCTGCAGCGCGCGGGCATCCTGCGCCGACGCGCTTACGACGACATCGCCGTCGAGCGGCGCGCCGCGGCGGGCGAGGAGGTGGGGACCACCGGCGGCCATTACCTTCGTGGCGCCTTCCTGCTCGGTTCGCGTGAGCTGTACGCCTGGATGCACCGCTCGGAGATCGACGATCCGGATGCGATCGACATGTGCCGTGTGTCCAACGTCAACCATCTCTACGGGGATCACCAGCCGCTGGCCGCCTTGCAGCGACGAGGGGCGCGCTTCTTCAACACCTGCATGATGGCGACGCTGTTCGGTGCCGCTGTCTCGGACGGCCTCGACGACGGGCGCGTCGTGAGCGGCGTGGGCGGTCAGTACAACTTCGTGGCGATGGCGCACGAGATTGCCGGCGGGCGGTCGATCCTGCTGTTACGGGCGACGCGCGGCAAGGGCGCCCGCGCGGTGTCGAATATCCGCTTCGGCTATGGGCATACGACCATTCCTCGACATCTGCGCGATGTCTTCGTCACCGAGTACGGGGTGGCCGACCTGCGCGGCCTGTCCGATGAGGCTTGCGTGGAAGCGATGCTCTCGATCGCGGATGCGCGGTTCGTCGATGGGCTGGCGGCGGAGGCGAAGAAGGCCGGCAAGCTGCGGGCGGATTTCCGTGTGCCGGAGGGCTGGCGTTCGCATACGCCCGAAGGGCTGGCGAGGGCGCTCGAGCCGATGCGTCGGCGTGGCCTGCTGGCGCCGTTCCCGTTCGGGTCCGACTTTACCGAGGTGGAGCAGCAGTTGCTGCCGGCGCTGAGCTGGCTGCGGGATGCGGGGAAGGGCGCCCTGGTGCGGGCGGCCCTTGCCCCGGGTCGGGCGGTGGCCGGCGAGGCGGAAGCGCTGGAGCGGATGGGGCTGACCAGGCCCGCCTCGTGGCGGGAAAGGTTGGAGCGGCGGCTCGTGCAGGCCGCCCTGCGCCGCCCTCCCGGACTCGGGTAG
- the ispG gene encoding flavodoxin-dependent (E)-4-hydroxy-3-methylbut-2-enyl-diphosphate synthase, with product MTEDLHSRPRPAEAASRRPSTGVIVDRVQVGGSAPIVVQSMTNTDTEDPVSTAKQVAELARAGSEMVRITVNTPAAAAAVPRIRERLDMMGVSVPLIGDFHYNGHQLLEGEPACAEALAKYRINPGNVGFGKKKDAQFASIIEMAIRYDKPVRIGANWGSLDQSMVASLMDENATRANPWDAGHVAREALIRSALDSAARAEDLGLARNRIILSCKVSGVQELIAVYRDLARRADYALHLGLTEAGMGSKGITASSAALGVLLQEGIGDTIRISLTPEPGQSRTAEVIVAQELLQTMGLRAFTPLVTACPGCGRTTSEFFQELAKTVQEHVREQMPVWRVKYDGVENLTLAVMGCIVNGPGESKHANIGISLPGNGEAPSAPVFIDGEKAMTLRGDNIADEFVGILDNYVETHYAARGD from the coding sequence ATGACCGAAGACCTCCATAGCCGCCCGCGTCCCGCGGAAGCCGCGTCCCGCCGCCCCAGCACGGGTGTGATCGTCGACCGTGTCCAGGTGGGTGGCAGTGCGCCCATCGTCGTCCAGTCCATGACGAATACGGACACCGAGGACCCCGTCTCGACCGCCAAGCAGGTCGCCGAGCTGGCCCGCGCGGGGTCGGAGATGGTCCGCATCACGGTGAACACCCCGGCCGCCGCCGCGGCCGTGCCGCGCATCCGCGAACGCCTGGACATGATGGGCGTCTCGGTGCCGCTGATCGGCGACTTCCACTACAACGGCCACCAGCTGCTGGAAGGCGAGCCGGCCTGCGCCGAGGCACTGGCGAAGTACCGGATCAATCCGGGCAATGTCGGGTTCGGCAAGAAGAAGGACGCCCAGTTCGCCTCGATCATCGAGATGGCGATCCGCTACGACAAGCCGGTGCGCATCGGTGCGAACTGGGGCTCGCTGGACCAGAGCATGGTCGCTTCCCTGATGGACGAGAATGCGACCCGCGCCAATCCGTGGGATGCCGGCCACGTGGCACGCGAGGCCCTGATCCGTTCGGCGCTGGATTCGGCGGCGCGCGCGGAAGACCTCGGCCTTGCACGCAACCGCATCATTCTCTCCTGCAAGGTCTCCGGCGTGCAGGAGCTGATTGCCGTGTATCGCGATCTCGCCCGCCGCGCCGACTACGCGCTGCACCTCGGGCTGACCGAAGCCGGCATGGGTTCCAAGGGCATCACGGCCTCCAGCGCGGCGCTGGGCGTGCTGCTCCAGGAAGGCATCGGCGACACCATCCGCATCTCGCTGACGCCGGAGCCGGGCCAGTCGCGCACGGCCGAAGTCATCGTGGCGCAGGAGTTGCTGCAGACCATGGGCCTGCGTGCCTTTACGCCACTCGTCACCGCGTGTCCGGGTTGTGGTCGTACCACCAGCGAGTTCTTCCAGGAACTGGCCAAGACCGTGCAGGAGCATGTGCGTGAGCAGATGCCGGTGTGGCGGGTGAAGTACGACGGTGTGGAAAACCTCACCCTCGCGGTGATGGGCTGCATCGTCAACGGCCCGGGTGAATCCAAGCACGCGAACATCGGCATTTCGTTGCCCGGCAACGGCGAGGCACCGTCCGCACCGGTGTTCATCGACGGTGAAAAAGCGATGACCCTGCGCGGCGATAACATCGCCGACGAGTTCGTCGGCATTCTCGATAACTACGTCGAAACGCACTACGCCGCGCGCGGCGACTGA
- a CDS encoding aldo/keto reductase has translation MTSSVPVLDLNDGNKAPQLGFGVFQIPDGETADAVASALAAGYRSLDTAAIYKNEAGVRQGIERSGVARGDIFLTTKLWNAEQGFDSTLKAFDASLAKLGTDYVDMYLIHWPTPKRDLYIDTWKAFIRLRDEGRIRSIGVSNFQPAHLERLVKETGVVPVVNQIELHPDFAQNDVVAANTKLKIITESWSPLGQGGDLLKNEALIAIGKKHGKTPAQVVIRWHVQLGHMVIPKSVTPERIKANIDVFDFELSADEMKAIDALDAGNRMGPHPDQLN, from the coding sequence ATGACTTCTTCCGTTCCGGTCCTCGACCTCAACGATGGCAACAAGGCTCCGCAGCTCGGCTTCGGTGTTTTCCAGATTCCCGACGGCGAAACCGCCGATGCCGTCGCCAGTGCGTTGGCCGCAGGCTATCGCTCGCTGGATACCGCGGCGATCTACAAGAACGAAGCGGGCGTGCGCCAGGGTATCGAGCGCTCCGGCGTCGCACGTGGCGATATCTTTCTCACGACCAAGCTGTGGAATGCCGAGCAGGGCTTCGACAGCACGCTGAAGGCCTTCGACGCCAGCCTGGCAAAGCTGGGCACCGACTACGTCGACATGTACCTGATCCACTGGCCGACGCCCAAGCGCGATCTCTACATCGATACCTGGAAGGCGTTCATTCGTCTGCGCGACGAAGGCCGTATCCGCTCGATCGGCGTGTCCAATTTCCAGCCGGCGCATCTCGAGCGCCTGGTGAAGGAAACCGGTGTGGTGCCGGTGGTCAACCAGATCGAACTGCACCCGGACTTCGCCCAGAATGATGTCGTCGCGGCGAACACCAAGCTGAAGATCATCACCGAATCGTGGAGCCCGCTCGGCCAGGGCGGCGATCTGCTGAAGAACGAAGCGCTTATTGCGATCGGCAAGAAGCACGGAAAGACGCCGGCCCAGGTGGTCATTCGCTGGCATGTGCAACTCGGGCACATGGTGATCCCGAAGTCGGTCACGCCCGAACGCATCAAGGCCAACATCGACGTGTTCGATTTCGAGCTGTCGGCGGACGAGATGAAGGCGATCGATGCGCTGGATGCGGGCAACCGCATGGGCCCGCATCCGGATCAGCTGAACTGA
- a CDS encoding antitoxin Xre/MbcA/ParS toxin-binding domain-containing protein, translating to MSMKAPTYAELASELTRLHDAREAVIEQALDALESHHPPLAQLVVSCVGDRHRAARWLVMPQRAFSGRNAYDMLADGDLDGVWEQVVLKQLGIVAAL from the coding sequence ATGTCGATGAAAGCACCTACCTATGCCGAGCTGGCCTCGGAGCTGACGCGCTTGCACGACGCCCGCGAGGCGGTGATCGAGCAGGCCCTGGATGCCCTGGAGAGTCACCACCCCCCGCTGGCCCAGCTGGTCGTGTCGTGCGTGGGCGACCGTCATCGGGCGGCCCGTTGGCTGGTTATGCCGCAAAGAGCGTTCTCCGGCCGCAACGCCTACGACATGCTGGCGGATGGCGACCTGGATGGGGTGTGGGAGCAGGTGGTGCTGAAGCAGCTGGGGATTGTCGCTGCGCTTTGA